One part of the Bacillus sp. FJAT-27916 genome encodes these proteins:
- a CDS encoding YggT family protein, producing the protein MSLIINILGSLIEIYSWALIIYILMSWFPGARESSIGSFLARICEPFLEPFRRIVPPLGMIDLSPLVAIIVLNLAGQGIYALQFYF; encoded by the coding sequence ATGAGTCTAATTATTAATATTCTAGGTTCTTTAATAGAAATATACAGCTGGGCATTAATTATTTATATTTTAATGTCTTGGTTCCCAGGTGCACGGGAGTCGAGCATTGGCTCATTCCTTGCCCGTATTTGTGAGCCGTTCCTTGAGCCATTTAGAAGGATTGTTCCGCCGCTTGGCATGATTGATTTATCTCCATTAGTGGCTATTATCGTTTTAAATTTGGCAGGCCAAGGAATTTACGCTTTACAATTTTATTTCTAA
- a CDS encoding cell division protein SepF has product MSIVSKVKTFFALDDEEYEYEEEYVQEKEEATPMKTTNKAVNQAHKQQNVVSLQSIQKSSKLVLLEPRAYADAQEIADHLKNRRGVVVNLQRISPDQARRIVDFLSGTVYAIAGDIQRIGSNIFLCTPENVDVSGSISGYAQEDELEDVRW; this is encoded by the coding sequence ATGTCAATCGTATCTAAAGTGAAAACTTTTTTTGCTCTTGATGATGAAGAATATGAATATGAAGAAGAATATGTGCAAGAAAAAGAAGAAGCAACTCCAATGAAAACAACAAATAAAGCAGTGAACCAAGCGCATAAACAGCAAAATGTCGTAAGTTTACAAAGCATCCAGAAATCATCGAAATTAGTTCTGCTTGAGCCTCGGGCGTATGCCGATGCTCAGGAGATTGCCGACCATCTCAAGAACCGCCGCGGGGTTGTTGTTAACCTGCAACGGATTTCTCCTGATCAGGCTCGCCGTATCGTAGACTTTTTAAGCGGTACCGTCTATGCAATTGCTGGGGATATTCAGCGAATCGGCTCTAATATCTTTTTATGTACTCCTGAGAATGTTGATGTTTCTGGTTCGATTTCCGGCTATGCGCAAGAGGATGAGCTGGAGGATGTAAGGTGGTAG
- a CDS encoding YggS family pyridoxal phosphate-dependent enzyme produces MDVASNLHNIEKRINEAAARAGRNPKEVKIIAVTKYVTAERAKEAYEAGIHHLGENRSEGILAKRDSFDEQPVWHFIGSLQSRKVKSIIDKVNVIHSLDRISLAEEIQKRAEKPVDCLVQVNVSGEDTKHGITPQETIEFVKQLASFDKIRVIGLMTMAPLTDNKAEIRQCFRDLKELQVQIQNLLLPYAPCHELSMGMSNDFEIAVEEGSTMVRIGTALVGNE; encoded by the coding sequence ATGGATGTAGCAAGCAATCTACATAATATTGAAAAGCGCATCAATGAGGCGGCGGCACGGGCAGGACGGAATCCTAAAGAGGTGAAGATCATTGCCGTGACGAAATACGTCACAGCCGAACGTGCCAAAGAAGCGTATGAAGCAGGAATCCATCATCTTGGGGAAAACCGCTCTGAGGGTATACTCGCTAAACGCGATTCTTTTGACGAACAGCCAGTATGGCATTTCATCGGCTCGCTTCAATCAAGAAAAGTCAAAAGCATTATCGATAAAGTAAATGTGATTCATTCGCTTGACCGTATCTCCCTTGCTGAAGAGATTCAAAAAAGGGCAGAGAAGCCTGTCGATTGTCTCGTACAGGTCAATGTCAGCGGAGAAGATACTAAACATGGAATAACCCCTCAAGAAACAATAGAATTTGTTAAACAACTTGCAAGTTTTGATAAAATCAGGGTAATAGGATTAATGACAATGGCTCCGTTAACCGATAATAAAGCTGAAATACGACAATGTTTCAGAGATTTGAAAGAACTGCAGGTCCAAATACAGAATTTATTGTTGCCATATGCCCCTTGCCACGAATTGTCAATGGGAATGTCAAATGATTTTGAGATTGCCGTTGAAGAAGGTTCAACCATGGTCAGAATTGGAACTGCTCTGGTAGGGAATGAATAA
- the pgeF gene encoding peptidoglycan editing factor PgeF translates to MEPFVQTSESILSITPWIADCPSLTAGFTTKHGGVSKGPFHSMNPAFHVHDLADDVVRNRKIVANSIHMPAERWAGAEQTHETNIAKITAEEAGLGALDYDTALKRTDGMYTSESGILLTLLFADCVPVFFFAPKHHLVGAAHAGWKGTVGGISAAMVEKWTKVEGVPVEDIFVAIGPSICPKCYMVDKKIIDLLELILEEETKTAYNQITDTQFALDLKKANALILRKSGILKENIITTRFCTSCDEQLFFSHRRDKGKTGRMMGFIGFKEE, encoded by the coding sequence GTGGAACCGTTTGTACAAACATCTGAATCAATTTTGTCCATTACACCTTGGATTGCTGATTGTCCCTCACTTACGGCAGGATTTACGACGAAGCACGGGGGAGTCAGCAAAGGGCCTTTTCATTCAATGAATCCGGCTTTTCATGTTCATGATTTAGCCGATGATGTTGTAAGGAATCGAAAAATAGTGGCAAATAGCATACATATGCCCGCTGAGCGCTGGGCAGGAGCTGAACAGACACATGAAACGAATATTGCTAAAATAACGGCTGAAGAAGCCGGGTTGGGCGCTTTGGACTATGATACGGCACTAAAGCGGACAGATGGCATGTATACTAGTGAATCCGGCATTTTATTGACGCTTTTATTTGCTGATTGTGTACCGGTGTTCTTTTTCGCCCCTAAGCATCACCTAGTCGGCGCAGCACATGCCGGCTGGAAAGGAACCGTAGGAGGAATCTCTGCTGCCATGGTCGAAAAATGGACAAAGGTGGAGGGAGTGCCTGTTGAAGATATATTTGTCGCAATCGGACCTTCTATTTGCCCAAAATGTTACATGGTCGACAAAAAAATAATTGACTTATTGGAGCTAATACTAGAAGAAGAGACAAAAACCGCTTATAATCAAATTACAGACACACAATTCGCGCTTGATTTAAAAAAGGCCAACGCGTTAATTCTTCGTAAATCCGGTATCTTAAAAGAGAACATCATCACAACAAGGTTCTGTACAAGCTGCGACGAACAGCTCTTTTTCTCCCATCGCAGGGATAAAGGGAAAACTGGGCGAATGATGGGCTTTATTGGCTTTAAGGAGGAATAG
- a CDS encoding YlmC/YmxH family sporulation protein, which translates to MIKISDFQVKDIVNTLDGKRLGNVEDIDINLHTGKIDSITVGTGKMLSFLNKEEEVIIPWNKIKMIGEDVILVEFRQ; encoded by the coding sequence ATGATTAAAATATCAGATTTTCAAGTGAAGGATATTGTGAATACTCTTGATGGAAAAAGGCTCGGAAATGTAGAGGATATCGATATTAACCTTCATACCGGAAAAATTGACAGCATCACGGTGGGAACAGGAAAAATGCTATCCTTTTTGAATAAAGAAGAGGAAGTCATCATCCCGTGGAATAAGATTAAAATGATCGGGGAGGATGTCATATTGGTGGAATTCCGACAATAG
- the sigG gene encoding RNA polymerase sporulation sigma factor SigG: MTRNKVEICGVDTSKLPVLKNEEMRELFKEMQAGERSAREKLVNGNLRLVLSVIQRFNNRGEFVDDLFQVGCIGLMKSIDNFDLSQNVKFSTYAVPMIIGEIRRYLRDNNPIRVSRSLRDIAYKALQVRERLTSETSREPTSEEIAKELNVTYEEIVFALDAIQDPVSLFEPIYNDGGDPIYVMDQLSDEKSKDNTWINEIALKDGMRRLNEREKMILKKRFFQGKTQMEVAEEIGISQAQVSRLEKAAIRQMNKNI, translated from the coding sequence TTGACTCGAAACAAAGTAGAGATATGCGGTGTGGATACATCCAAATTACCAGTATTGAAAAATGAAGAAATGCGGGAATTGTTTAAGGAGATGCAGGCTGGTGAGAGAAGCGCCAGAGAAAAGCTCGTTAATGGAAACCTGAGACTAGTTCTAAGTGTTATTCAGCGTTTCAATAACCGCGGTGAATTCGTCGATGATCTATTTCAGGTCGGCTGCATCGGGCTGATGAAGTCCATTGATAACTTCGATTTAAGCCAGAATGTTAAATTCTCAACGTATGCTGTACCGATGATTATTGGAGAGATTCGCAGGTATTTACGCGATAATAATCCTATCAGGGTTTCCAGATCACTCCGGGATATTGCTTACAAGGCTCTTCAAGTAAGGGAAAGATTGACGAGTGAAACGTCTAGAGAACCAACTTCAGAGGAAATCGCCAAAGAACTGAATGTTACGTATGAGGAAATTGTCTTTGCCCTTGATGCTATTCAAGATCCTGTATCCCTGTTTGAGCCTATCTACAATGATGGGGGAGACCCTATTTATGTGATGGATCAGCTGAGTGATGAGAAAAGCAAGGACAATACTTGGATCAATGAAATTGCTCTAAAGGATGGTATGAGACGGTTGAATGAACGAGAAAAAATGATACTGAAAAAGCGTTTCTTCCAAGGGAAAACTCAAATGGAAGTGGCAGAGGAAATTGGAATCTCTCAAGCGCAAGTGTCAAGACTTGAAAAGGCAGCCATTCGACAAATGAATAAAAATATATAA
- the sigE gene encoding RNA polymerase sporulation sigma factor SigE yields the protein MKNIRFKISYYWTKILVKLRIKSKEVYYIGGSEALPPPLSKEEEEILIHKLPKGDETARAILIERNLRLVVYIARKFENTGINIEDLISIGTIGLIKAVNTFNPEKKIKLATYASRCIENEILMYLRRNSKTRSEVSFDEPLNIDWDGNELLLSDVLGTDDDIITKNLESSIDKKLLSKALDQLNDREKQIMELRFGLVGGEEKTQKDVADLLGISQSYISRLEKRIIKRLRKEFNKMV from the coding sequence ATGAAAAATATCCGATTCAAGATATCATACTATTGGACAAAAATCCTGGTGAAGTTAAGAATCAAGTCAAAAGAGGTCTATTATATTGGAGGAAGTGAGGCGCTGCCTCCTCCGCTCAGTAAGGAAGAGGAAGAGATTCTCATTCATAAACTCCCAAAAGGGGATGAAACGGCAAGAGCGATACTGATTGAACGAAATCTCAGACTGGTCGTTTACATAGCGAGGAAATTTGAGAACACAGGCATAAATATTGAGGATCTCATCAGTATTGGAACGATTGGACTGATTAAGGCAGTAAACACCTTTAATCCTGAAAAGAAAATCAAACTGGCAACATATGCATCACGCTGCATAGAAAATGAGATTTTAATGTACTTACGCCGCAACAGCAAAACACGCTCGGAGGTCTCTTTTGATGAACCGTTGAACATTGATTGGGATGGAAATGAATTGCTGCTTTCAGATGTTCTTGGGACAGATGATGATATCATCACAAAAAATCTGGAATCCTCTATTGACAAGAAGCTCTTATCGAAAGCACTCGATCAATTGAATGACCGGGAGAAACAAATTATGGAGCTAAGATTCGGACTCGTCGGCGGAGAAGAAAAAACGCAAAAGGATGTGGCGGATCTGCTTGGGATTTCACAATCGTATATTTCAAGACTAGAAAAGAGAATCATTAAGCGCCTTCGCAAAGAGTTTAATAAAATGGTTTAA
- the spoIIGA gene encoding sigma-E processing peptidase SpoIIGA, protein MEIYIDAIWLLNVVFDSLLLVWSALLLREKVNWMRIFGGGLAGSMIIWLYITPYAYLADQIWLKGSFSFVMVLVSFGFRAPGIFLKRLLTLYAVTFMSGGILLGCYYFFNFKAAGYLNGFASGSGSFGDPVSWIFVIIGFPLAWHFTKKHIQVLELANWSDKQSVLLRIALNGLTFEAKGLVDTGNQLMDPLTGSPVCIISIHGKEKLLPKEVVAVIEKGVENMSMESKELPDGWQGKMRIIPCRVVGEDNQLLIGFKPDALYIEVSGEYKEASKCVISFTKQQLSSDGNFDAIIHPKLVPEATTVHAS, encoded by the coding sequence ATGGAAATCTATATTGATGCCATCTGGCTCCTGAATGTTGTCTTTGATTCTCTGCTCCTCGTTTGGTCAGCTTTGCTTTTGAGAGAAAAGGTTAACTGGATGAGGATCTTTGGCGGAGGATTGGCAGGTTCCATGATTATATGGCTGTATATCACACCTTATGCGTATTTAGCAGATCAAATATGGCTGAAGGGCTCATTTTCATTCGTTATGGTTCTTGTCTCTTTTGGATTCCGGGCGCCAGGTATCTTTTTGAAGCGGTTGTTGACCTTATATGCCGTGACTTTCATGTCAGGCGGTATTCTGCTAGGATGCTATTATTTTTTCAATTTTAAGGCGGCAGGCTATCTTAATGGATTCGCGAGCGGATCTGGAAGCTTTGGTGATCCTGTCAGCTGGATATTTGTCATCATTGGATTCCCGCTTGCCTGGCACTTTACGAAGAAGCATATCCAAGTGCTTGAGCTTGCCAATTGGAGTGATAAACAATCTGTCCTGCTGCGTATTGCTTTAAACGGCCTGACCTTTGAGGCGAAGGGGCTTGTAGATACAGGGAATCAACTGATGGACCCTCTTACCGGCAGTCCGGTTTGCATCATTTCAATCCACGGGAAAGAAAAGCTTCTTCCAAAAGAAGTCGTAGCGGTGATTGAAAAGGGCGTAGAGAACATGAGCATGGAAAGCAAGGAACTTCCTGATGGGTGGCAGGGGAAAATGAGAATCATCCCTTGTAGGGTTGTCGGCGAGGATAACCAGCTCCTAATAGGATTTAAGCCGGATGCACTCTATATTGAAGTTTCAGGTGAATACAAGGAAGCCTCCAAATGTGTGATTTCTTTTACGAAGCAGCAGTTGTCATCTGATGGAAATTTTGACGCCATTATACATCCGAAGCTTGTGCCGGAAGCAACGACGGTCCATGCCTCATAA
- the ftsZ gene encoding cell division protein FtsZ — MLEFDTNIDSLATIKVIGVGGGGNNAVNRMIEHGLQGVEFIAVNTDAQALNLSKAEVKMQIGGKLTRGLGAGANPEVGKKAAEESKEQIEQALEGADMVFVTAGMGGGTGTGAAPVVAQIARELGALTVGVVTRPFTFEGRKRSTQAQGGIASMKESVDTLIVIPNDRLLEIVDKSTPMLEAFREADNVLRQGVQGISDLIAVPGLINLDFADVKTIMSNKGSALMGIGVASGESRAAEAAKKAISSPLLETSIDGAQGVLMNITGGTNLSLFEVQEAADIVASASDQEVNMIFGSVINENLKDEIVVTVIATGFSEVEQARPAARPNFGQSRPAANPNPVKREAPKREERETYAQEPSRSNQTSNQGNQDEALDIPTFLRNRNRRR; from the coding sequence ATGCTAGAATTTGATACAAATATTGATTCGTTAGCAACTATAAAGGTAATCGGAGTAGGTGGCGGCGGTAATAATGCCGTTAACCGAATGATTGAACACGGCTTGCAAGGGGTCGAATTCATTGCCGTGAATACAGATGCTCAAGCGCTTAACCTCTCTAAGGCAGAAGTAAAGATGCAAATCGGCGGAAAGCTGACACGCGGTCTTGGAGCTGGAGCAAATCCAGAAGTCGGAAAAAAAGCAGCTGAAGAAAGTAAAGAACAAATTGAGCAGGCTCTAGAAGGAGCAGACATGGTGTTCGTCACAGCCGGGATGGGCGGCGGAACTGGAACTGGTGCTGCACCGGTTGTCGCACAGATTGCCCGCGAACTTGGGGCTCTAACGGTCGGTGTCGTAACAAGACCGTTTACGTTTGAAGGCCGCAAGCGTTCCACACAGGCCCAAGGCGGTATTGCTTCTATGAAGGAATCCGTTGATACCTTGATTGTCATCCCGAATGATCGATTACTTGAGATTGTTGATAAGAGCACACCGATGCTTGAAGCATTCCGTGAGGCAGATAATGTCCTTAGACAAGGTGTTCAAGGGATCTCTGACTTGATTGCCGTTCCTGGACTTATCAACTTGGACTTTGCCGATGTGAAGACAATCATGTCCAATAAAGGATCTGCTTTAATGGGTATTGGGGTAGCATCTGGTGAAAGCCGAGCAGCTGAGGCAGCTAAAAAAGCCATTTCCAGTCCGCTTCTTGAAACATCCATTGACGGTGCTCAGGGTGTTTTGATGAACATTACAGGCGGAACGAACTTGAGCTTGTTTGAAGTACAGGAAGCAGCAGACATTGTCGCATCAGCCTCCGACCAGGAAGTAAACATGATCTTTGGTTCCGTTATTAATGAGAATCTAAAGGATGAAATTGTCGTGACAGTCATTGCTACTGGCTTCAGTGAGGTAGAGCAGGCACGTCCGGCGGCAAGGCCGAATTTTGGTCAAAGCAGACCTGCTGCAAACCCTAATCCTGTGAAGAGAGAAGCGCCGAAACGGGAAGAGAGAGAAACGTATGCACAGGAGCCTAGCAGAAGCAATCAAACGTCAAACCAAGGTAATCAGGATGAGGCTTTAGACATTCCAACATTCTTGAGAAACCGCAACCGCCGCAGATAA
- the ftsA gene encoding cell division protein FtsA, translating to MHNNEYYVSLDIGTSTVKVIIGEMENNSLNIIGVGNVASEGLKKGQIVDIDETVKSIRKAVEQAERMVGMTIQRVIVGISANHVRLQPCHGVVAVSNENKEITEADKLRVKEQAELVTIPSDREIIDCIPVSYKVDEIEDISDPKGMTGVRLEMKGVLITGLRTILHNTLRAVERAGLEITDIALQPMAAGSLVLSKDERNLGIALVDIGGGSTSVAVFEDGELKGASVIQLGGDAITKDISIVLKTPTEESEKIKIRYGHAFIDDDAEEEMFTIPVIGSDKMQKCNQFVVSDIMEARLIEIFEMVEDEIAKMGVKELLGGYVLTGGVVKTPGVLDLAQHVFQNRVRGAEPNYIGVREPQYTTSVGLITYACRKARSQGLQLGAHTVAAASEPAEKRPSQKAPQKEKAPKNPEDKMSNKMKKFFGVFFE from the coding sequence GTGCACAACAATGAATATTATGTGAGTTTGGACATCGGTACATCCACTGTGAAAGTGATTATAGGAGAGATGGAAAACAACTCCTTAAACATTATCGGCGTGGGGAATGTTGCATCTGAAGGCTTGAAAAAAGGACAGATCGTTGACATCGATGAAACGGTCAAGTCGATTCGAAAAGCAGTTGAGCAGGCTGAAAGAATGGTAGGTATGACAATACAGCGCGTAATTGTTGGCATCAGTGCAAATCATGTACGCTTACAGCCTTGCCATGGGGTTGTAGCTGTCTCAAATGAAAACAAGGAAATTACGGAAGCAGATAAGCTTCGAGTGAAGGAGCAAGCAGAGCTTGTGACGATTCCTTCTGACAGAGAAATTATCGACTGCATTCCAGTAAGCTATAAAGTTGATGAAATTGAAGATATAAGCGATCCAAAAGGTATGACCGGTGTTCGTTTGGAAATGAAAGGTGTTTTAATAACCGGACTCAGAACCATTTTACATAATACTCTGCGCGCGGTTGAACGGGCAGGTTTAGAAATAACCGATATTGCTTTGCAGCCTATGGCAGCCGGTTCACTAGTTTTGTCCAAGGATGAAAGAAATCTAGGAATAGCCCTGGTTGATATTGGAGGGGGCTCTACTTCTGTCGCTGTATTCGAGGATGGCGAGCTGAAAGGGGCTTCTGTTATCCAGCTTGGCGGCGATGCCATTACGAAGGATATCAGCATTGTGCTTAAGACGCCAACAGAGGAATCGGAGAAGATAAAGATTCGATATGGGCATGCATTCATTGATGATGATGCTGAAGAAGAGATGTTCACTATTCCTGTGATTGGCAGCGATAAAATGCAGAAGTGTAATCAATTCGTTGTTTCTGATATTATGGAGGCAAGACTCATTGAAATCTTTGAAATGGTAGAAGATGAGATTGCCAAAATGGGAGTAAAAGAGCTTTTAGGCGGCTATGTCTTGACTGGCGGTGTTGTCAAAACACCGGGAGTGCTCGATTTGGCGCAGCATGTTTTCCAAAATCGTGTCCGAGGAGCAGAACCGAATTATATCGGTGTAAGGGAGCCGCAATACACCACCTCTGTCGGCCTCATTACATATGCATGCAGAAAAGCGAGATCACAAGGGCTGCAATTAGGAGCGCATACGGTAGCTGCTGCTAGTGAGCCTGCTGAAAAGAGACCATCTCAAAAAGCGCCACAAAAAGAAAAAGCACCGAAAAACCCAGAAGATAAAATGAGCAACAAGATGAAGAAATTCTTTGGAGTGTTTTTTGAATAG
- a CDS encoding cell division protein FtsQ/DivIB, which translates to MYGLEKNIVSIEDRIPKLKQMRKKKANRRLITLLTIFFLLIFSIIYFQSPLSRIKAIKVEGNSYLTDKEIVEASGIQLNENFWEVKKEAAVTAIEKNQEVNSAEVSRQLPNTIVITVNEYDYSAYVQKGKDYYPVLTNGTILKKKVESIPDSGPLLVSFKEGKALQKVIEQLDNLSPEIMNSISEVHYSPRETDPYRIILYMNDGYEVTASGETLAKKMVHYPAIISQLGEEDRGVIDLEVGSYFRAYDTDIEEEGASEEEEG; encoded by the coding sequence GTGTATGGGTTGGAAAAAAATATTGTATCTATAGAAGATAGAATTCCAAAATTAAAGCAAATGCGGAAGAAGAAAGCGAATAGAAGATTGATTACCTTATTGACCATTTTCTTTTTGCTCATATTCAGCATTATCTATTTTCAATCGCCATTAAGCAGAATTAAAGCTATAAAGGTTGAAGGTAATTCATATTTGACCGATAAGGAAATTGTTGAGGCGAGCGGCATCCAATTAAATGAAAACTTCTGGGAAGTGAAAAAAGAGGCAGCTGTTACCGCTATTGAGAAGAATCAAGAGGTTAATTCCGCCGAGGTGTCGAGGCAGCTTCCTAATACCATTGTCATCACGGTGAATGAATATGATTACAGCGCATATGTACAAAAAGGCAAGGATTATTATCCAGTTTTAACGAACGGGACAATCTTAAAGAAAAAAGTAGAGTCTATTCCGGATTCTGGTCCGCTGCTAGTCTCCTTTAAGGAGGGAAAGGCGCTTCAAAAAGTGATCGAACAGCTGGATAATCTTTCACCGGAAATCATGAATTCTATCTCCGAGGTTCATTATAGTCCGCGTGAAACAGATCCTTATAGAATTATCCTCTACATGAATGACGGCTATGAAGTAACAGCGAGCGGAGAAACGCTCGCCAAAAAAATGGTTCACTATCCTGCCATTATCAGTCAGCTTGGTGAGGAGGATAGAGGTGTCATTGATTTAGAGGTAGGCTCTTATTTTAGAGCATATGATACCGATATAGAAGAAGAGGGAGCATCTGAAGAAGAAGAAGGGTAA
- the murG gene encoding undecaprenyldiphospho-muramoylpentapeptide beta-N-acetylglucosaminyltransferase has protein sequence MKIVLSGGGTGGHIYPALALAREIKKLNPEASFLYIGTEKGLESDLVRREGIPFEAIEITGFKRSLSFENIKTITRFLTGVSKSKKLLKEYKPDVVIGTGGYVCGPVVYAASRLKVPTIIHEQNSVPGLTNKFLSRYVSKVAISFEESAQFFPKDKVILTGNPRGSEVVSHIGSKEIESLGVDPTKPVVLIFGGSRGAKAINEAVLKNIEALKDKPYQVIYITGEVHYQSVKDELDLVGTPPNIIVKPFIHNMPEILPAVDLVVSRAGATTIAELTALGIASILIPSPYVTNNHQEKNAQALVADGAAMMIKENELNGNTLLKTIDDIMLDEDKNTMMKEAAKRKGMPDSAERLLQIIKDLQK, from the coding sequence ATGAAAATTGTATTAAGCGGCGGTGGCACCGGAGGACATATTTATCCGGCACTTGCCTTGGCGAGAGAAATTAAGAAATTAAATCCAGAAGCAAGCTTTTTATACATAGGTACTGAAAAAGGGTTGGAAAGTGATTTGGTCAGAAGAGAAGGAATTCCATTTGAAGCAATCGAGATTACAGGGTTCAAACGCTCCCTAAGCTTTGAGAATATTAAGACCATCACGAGATTCCTCACAGGTGTTTCGAAGAGCAAGAAGCTCTTAAAGGAATACAAGCCTGATGTCGTAATTGGAACAGGCGGTTATGTGTGTGGTCCTGTAGTCTATGCAGCCTCCCGCTTGAAAGTCCCTACCATTATCCATGAACAAAACAGTGTGCCTGGTTTAACCAATAAATTCTTGAGCCGCTATGTGAGCAAGGTTGCCATCAGTTTCGAGGAATCTGCTCAATTCTTCCCAAAAGATAAAGTCATCTTAACAGGTAATCCCCGCGGATCAGAGGTTGTCTCTCATATTGGATCGAAAGAAATTGAATCTCTCGGTGTCGATCCAACGAAACCAGTTGTGCTGATCTTTGGCGGCAGCCGCGGTGCGAAGGCGATAAATGAAGCTGTCTTAAAGAATATTGAAGCCTTGAAGGATAAACCATATCAGGTGATTTATATAACGGGTGAGGTTCATTATCAATCTGTGAAGGATGAGTTGGATCTTGTAGGTACACCGCCGAATATTATTGTGAAACCGTTCATCCACAATATGCCGGAAATCCTGCCGGCGGTTGATTTGGTCGTTTCAAGAGCTGGAGCAACAACCATTGCAGAGCTGACGGCCCTTGGTATTGCCAGTATCCTTATTCCGAGCCCATATGTCACCAATAACCATCAAGAGAAGAATGCGCAGGCACTTGTTGCTGACGGAGCCGCGATGATGATCAAAGAAAATGAGCTGAATGGAAACACCTTGCTCAAGACCATTGATGACATCATGCTTGATGAAGATAAGAATACAATGATGAAAGAGGCTGCCAAGCGAAAAGGCATGCCGGATTCAGCTGAACGTCTGCTTCAAATCATTAAAGATTTGCAGAAATGA
- the spoVE gene encoding stage V sporulation protein E, translating into MPAKKTTPDFILIIAMLSLLSIGLIMVYSASAIWATHKFDDTFFFAKRQLLFAGVGIAAMFVIMNIDYWNWRRWAKPIIILCFILLLVVLIPGIGTVRNGSRSWIGVGAFSIQPSEFMKLAMIVFLSKFLSERQKYITSFKNGLVPSLGLVFIAFALIMLQPDLGTGTVMVGTCIAMIFIAGARISHFAGLAMIGVIGFIGLVVSAPYRMQRITSFLDPWQDPLGSGFQIIQSLYAIGPGGLFGLGLGQSRQKFFYLPEPQTDFIFAILSEELGFIGGSLVIFLFALLLWRGIRIALGAPDLFGTFLAVGIIVMIAIQVMINIGVVTGLMPVTGITLPFLSYGGSSLTLMLMAVGVLLNISRYSNY; encoded by the coding sequence GTGCCTGCTAAGAAAACGACACCTGATTTTATCCTAATCATCGCCATGCTGAGCTTATTGTCAATTGGTCTAATCATGGTTTACAGTGCCAGTGCCATATGGGCGACGCATAAATTTGACGATACCTTCTTCTTTGCGAAGAGGCAGCTGTTATTTGCGGGTGTGGGAATTGCTGCAATGTTTGTCATAATGAATATCGATTATTGGAATTGGCGCAGATGGGCCAAGCCAATCATCATTCTCTGTTTCATCTTGCTTTTAGTAGTACTGATTCCGGGGATAGGGACGGTTCGGAATGGCTCGAGGAGCTGGATTGGGGTAGGAGCCTTTTCCATCCAGCCATCAGAGTTCATGAAGCTGGCGATGATTGTGTTCCTGTCTAAGTTTCTGTCTGAGCGGCAAAAATACATAACCTCCTTCAAAAATGGACTTGTTCCATCGCTCGGTCTTGTGTTCATTGCCTTTGCACTCATTATGCTTCAGCCTGACCTTGGGACAGGAACCGTAATGGTAGGGACATGCATAGCGATGATTTTTATCGCTGGAGCAAGAATCAGCCATTTTGCCGGCCTTGCGATGATTGGGGTCATAGGCTTTATCGGGCTGGTGGTTTCAGCCCCGTACCGGATGCAGCGGATTACCTCATTTCTTGATCCATGGCAGGATCCGCTCGGAAGCGGCTTTCAAATCATCCAGTCACTGTATGCTATTGGACCGGGCGGTTTGTTCGGGCTTGGTCTTGGGCAAAGCCGGCAGAAGTTCTTCTACTTGCCTGAGCCGCAAACGGATTTTATCTTCGCAATTCTGTCTGAGGAGCTTGGTTTTATTGGAGGGTCACTAGTCATCTTCCTGTTTGCGCTGCTCCTTTGGAGAGGGATACGGATTGCCCTTGGTGCCCCTGATTTGTTCGGTACCTTCCTAGCGGTTGGAATCATTGTGATGATTGCGATTCAAGTTATGATCAATATCGGGGTGGTGACTGGCTTGATGCCGGTAACGGGAATCACTTTGCCATTTCTCAGCTATGGAGGCTCTTCTCTCACTTTAATGCTTATGGCGGTAGGGGTGCTTTTAAATATCAGCCGATATTCAAATTATTAA